GCTGACGGGCTTCTTCCGCCGCGCGTGCCTCGGCGTGCACGCGGGCGCGCACCTGCACATCGGCGGCATGCTCGGCTTCGACGCGGGCCAGCGCGGTTCCCTGCAGTTGACGCTCGGTCTGGACGCGTGCTTCGGTGGCGGCACGGATGCGTTCCTCGGCGTCGCGGCGCGCCTGCGCTGCAGCGGCGGCGACGGCTTCCGCGTGGCCGCGGCGCTCGGCGGCTTCGCGCAGTTCCAGTTCGGCCTTCAGGCGCATTTGCAGCGATTCGGCGGCCTGACGCTCGGATTCGGCACGGGCGCGCGCGGCGGCTTCCTGCTCCTGTTCCGCCAGGGCGCGGGCGCGGGCCTCTTCGCGCGCGAGCACCTCGGCAGGCGCGCGGTTCAATATCGACTGCAATGCCAGCGTCTCGGCATGTTCCCGCTGGCGGGCGATTTCAAGCGCTTCGCTGTTGGCGGCGGCCAGCCTTTCGGCAGCTTGCCGCGCTTCCTTTTCCATCCGCTCGCGTTCGCGCGCCAGTTCGGCCACGTGCGCATCGGCACGGGCACGCGCTTCGGCTTCCTGCCGCGCGGCTTCGGTGGCGGCAATCCGCTGGGCGGCCTGCCAGCGCACCAGCTCTGCCTGCTGCGTCGCCTGCTCGGCTGTCACGGAGGCGCGCGCCGCCGCTTCGGCGTCAATGGCCATCTTCTCGGACATCCGTTCGCGCGCTTCCTGCTCGGCGCGCGCGCGTTCCAGCGCCACGCGCTCGGCTTGCACTTCGGCCTCGGCACGGGCGCGCAGTTCGGCGATTTCCCTGTTGGTGGCGGCAAGCCGGGCTTCGCTGGCAATGCGGGCTTCACGTTCCGCGTCGTGACGGGTGCGACTGGCAGCAAGGGCCTCCTCGGTGGCCTTGGCATTCTGGTAGGCCTCGGCGGTCGCGGCGGAATCCATACGGGCGCGTTCTTCGGCCAGCGAGCGGGCGCGCGCTTCGGCATGCGTGCGGTTTTCAGCGGCGACGGTGGCCTTGGCTTCCGCCTCGACGCGGGCAATCGCCTCGCGGATGGCCTTCAGATCGACGGCGGGCTTGAAGGCGGTATCGGACTGCGCCTGCGCGCCTGCTGCCGCCACCTCGTCGTCCGGGATGTCGACCTGCAAGTCGAGTTGTTGGCGCATCGTCTGATTTGATTCCATTTTCGGGCTCCCGCTGGATGAGCGATTCCGGCGGATTGTTGTTTACAGATTGGGGGCCGGAATTTCTTAATTGGCATTATCAGGGGCGTAAAAGCAAATCAGCCGGGGAAAAGAAGGGAAAAGCCGACCCTTTTCACGATTATGACGGCCGCCGGCGTGTCCGCTGGCCGATGCCCGCCGCCGGATTTGCCGCCGCTGCCGCAAAAAAACCTTTTGCCGGAATTTCAAGAAAACGCGGGCGGTGCCGTTAATCAGATACCGGTCGGCACCGGAACAATCCTTCAGACGCACAAGAGCAAAATGACAATATTCTTGAAGACAGGCACCCCAAGCCAAAGCGCAGGCATGCTGCCCTTTGCCGGCCGCCGCATCCTGGTCGCCGACGACAATCCGGTGAACCAGAAGCTCGCCGTGCGCATGCTGGAGAAGCTGGGCTGCCTTGCCGCCGTTGCCGATAATGGCGCGATAGCGGCCCGCATGCACGCCAGCCAGCCGTACGATCTGGTGCTGATGGATTGCCAGATGCCGGAACTCGACGGCTACCAGGCCACCGCCCGCATCAGGGAGCATGATCGCGGGCAGCGGCACACGCCCATCGTCGCGCTGACCTCGGCCACCGGACCGGCCGAACGCGAGAAATGCGCGGCGTCGGGCATGGACGATTTTCTTGCCAAGCCGGTGCAGCCGCAGGTCTTGAAGAACATGCTGGGACGCTGGCTGCCGCCGCCTGCCCCGCTGGCGCAGGACAATCTGGAAGCCGTCCATGCCATGTTCCGCGACGATTTTGCCGAACTGACGGCGCTGTATCAGAGCGATAGTCCCAAGCGCATCGACCTGATGCGGGAGGCCGCAGCGGCACAGGACCATGCGCAGGTTGCAAGGATCGCGCATTCGTTCAGCGGCAGTTGCGCATCGATCGGCGCAGCCGGCCTGTGCGCGCTGTGCAAGGACCTCGAGCTGCACGCCCGGACCGGCGCGCTGCACGACATCGATCGGCGGCTGGCCGCCATCGAGGCGGAATACGCGCGGGTCAGCGCCAAACTGCAGGCGATGCTGGCTGCGCCTTGAGCGCCGTCAGATATCGAAGCTGATGCCCTGCGCCAGCGGCAGCGCACGGCTGTAATTGATGGTATTGGTGGCGCGCCGCATGTAGGCCTTCCACGCATCCGAGCCGGACTCGCGCCCGCCGCCGGTTTCCTTTTCGCCGCCGAATGCGCCGCCGATTTCCGCGCCACTGGGCCCGATGTTGACGTTGGCAATGCCGCAATCGCTGCCGACGGAAGACATGAACACTTCCGCCTCGCGCATGTCGCTCGTGAAGATGCTCGATGACAGTCCCTGCGGCACGGCGTTGTGCCATTCGATCGCCTGCTCCAGCATCCGGTAGCGCACCACATAGAGGATGGGCGCGAAGGTTTCATGATGCATGACGCCGGTCTGGGCCGGCATTTCGACCAGTGCCGGGCGCACATAGTGGCCGCCGCCCGCGATCTCGATCCGCTCGCCGCCATGCACCGTGCCGCCTTCGGCATGGGCGTGTGCAAGCGCTTCCTGCATCGCATCGAATGCATGCGCGTCGATCAAGGGCCCCACCAGCGTGCCCTGCTCAAGCGGATTGCCGACCGCCAGCGAGGCATACGCTTTCTTCAGCCGCGGCAGCAGGCTGTCGTAGATATCCTCCTGCACGAACAGACGGCGCAGCGAGGTGCAGCGCTGGCCGGCGGTGCCGACCGCGGAGAACACGATGGCACGTATCGCCAGCTCCAGATCGGCGCTTGGCGCGACGATCATGCCGTTGTTGCCGCCCAGTTCCAGAATCGCGCGCGCCAATCGGCGGGCGCACGCCTGTGCGACGGCGCGTCCCATGCGCGTGCTGCCGGTGGCGCTGACCAGCGCCACGTGCGCATCGTCGACCAGCGCGCGGCCGCATTCCTGACCGCCGATCAGGTGTTGCGACAAGCCCTGCGGCGCATCGCTGCCGAATCGGGTCATGGCCTTGTCGAACAAGGCTTGCACCGCGATGGCCGTCAGCGGCGTTTTCTCGGACGGCTTCCACACCACGCTGTTGCCGCACACGAAGGCGAGCGCCGCGTTCCACGACCACACCGCAACCGGAAAATTGAAGGCTGAAATCACGCCGATGACACCGAGCGGATGCCACGTCTCCATCATTCGGTGGCCGGGACGCTCGGACGCAATGGTCAAGCCGTACAACTGGCGCGACAGGCCGACGGCGAAGTCGCAGATGTCGATCATCTCCTGCACTTCGCCCATCCCTTCCTGCAGGATCTTGCCGCTTTCGATCGTCACCAGCCGACCGAGGTCCGCCTTGTGCGCACGCAGTTCTTCCGCGAACAGCCGGATCAGCTCGCCGCGTCTCGGTGCGGGGACCGTCCGCCATTGCCTGAATGCGCGTTCGGCCTGCGCAATCCTGTCCGCAACGTCTGCCGCGGTATCAGCGCGCAGCTGCGTCAGCGTTTCGCCGGTGATCGGCGTCACACTGGCGAGGTCGCCGCCCTGATACTGCGTCAGATCGGCACCCAGCGTGCCGAGCAAGCTTGTGATGTTTTCCATGAAGCCCCCTCCATGTCGATTTCCCGTCCGGCCTTCTTTGGGATTGCATGCGCGGTGCGCGCAAGACATGAAGCGAGTCACCAGCCGCGCCTGCTTCACCGATCCCCCTCCTTGTCAGCTTATCCTGAAAATTGGAGGATCGGTAATGAGGCACGGCAACGGTCAATTTATCCACGAATGAAAGATCCTTTCATTCTCCTCGTAATAGCCACGGGTATCGGCTTGCGTCGGATCCATGCCGCCGCTGGCGGAATATCCCGTGGAGTACCCCGACGTGTTCATGGTTCCCATGCTGGAGCAAGCCGTGAGCAAAGCGATTGCGCTGGCAATGACAAGAGTTTTCATTTCACACCTCCGGAACGCCTCTGCTGCGAGACGAAAAACAAAAAACCACTATAGACAGCACGCTCCGGCAACGCTGCCGGAATCCGGCTATCGATGATGCGCCGCAAAATATCGTCAAGGCCTTCTTGACTTGTCTCGATGCAAGCCGCCACAGGGAACCCGCGCCGGCAACTTTCTGCTGCGGCAATTCATTTACGCTGCATCAAAGACCGTTCTCGCCGCGCA
The Noviherbaspirillum cavernae DNA segment above includes these coding regions:
- a CDS encoding aldehyde dehydrogenase family protein; amino-acid sequence: MENITSLLGTLGADLTQYQGGDLASVTPITGETLTQLRADTAADVADRIAQAERAFRQWRTVPAPRRGELIRLFAEELRAHKADLGRLVTIESGKILQEGMGEVQEMIDICDFAVGLSRQLYGLTIASERPGHRMMETWHPLGVIGVISAFNFPVAVWSWNAALAFVCGNSVVWKPSEKTPLTAIAVQALFDKAMTRFGSDAPQGLSQHLIGGQECGRALVDDAHVALVSATGSTRMGRAVAQACARRLARAILELGGNNGMIVAPSADLELAIRAIVFSAVGTAGQRCTSLRRLFVQEDIYDSLLPRLKKAYASLAVGNPLEQGTLVGPLIDAHAFDAMQEALAHAHAEGGTVHGGERIEIAGGGHYVRPALVEMPAQTGVMHHETFAPILYVVRYRMLEQAIEWHNAVPQGLSSSIFTSDMREAEVFMSSVGSDCGIANVNIGPSGAEIGGAFGGEKETGGGRESGSDAWKAYMRRATNTINYSRALPLAQGISFDI
- a CDS encoding response regulator; this encodes MTIFLKTGTPSQSAGMLPFAGRRILVADDNPVNQKLAVRMLEKLGCLAAVADNGAIAARMHASQPYDLVLMDCQMPELDGYQATARIREHDRGQRHTPIVALTSATGPAEREKCAASGMDDFLAKPVQPQVLKNMLGRWLPPPAPLAQDNLEAVHAMFRDDFAELTALYQSDSPKRIDLMREAAAAQDHAQVARIAHSFSGSCASIGAAGLCALCKDLELHARTGALHDIDRRLAAIEAEYARVSAKLQAMLAAP